The stretch of DNA AAAGGTAATaattatgttattattatttattactgATTACCTCATGATCTCTATTATTTCCCTATAGCTTATTGATAGTAGCCGACTGAACCATCAGTTATCAAAACGTTtttcagagaaagagatgctTGCTAGATCTTCTGaccggtaaaaaaaaaaacattctcgtATCGTTGTGGACAATGTAGGCTATGCGCCTACTAATTGAAGTACAGAAAACAGCAAAGAACACGTGTGACAACTCATATATAGCCCATATATGATGCAATAGCCGGATCGAAAACTGGTGGATGCTGTGACGTAAAGGTATTTCATCATACTTCTTCATGATACACCGGCTTCGGGTGCTTTTACATTGTTTCAAGTTACAAACCGCAACTACCCAAACGTTAGTGGGCTACTACATGTTACATTAGCTCTAATATCTtttaggaaaaaaaaaaagagagatataTGACGAATATtgggaaaaaaaacgttttgcaGATGATGTAGCCGCTATTCTGAATCCCGCTGTAACATCAGCATCTCTAAAGATAGAAAACTTTTAAAGGTTTGCCTTCTCGAGTTTTTAGTAGCCTACAGACATGTTCACTCACCGTTGCGTTGAGTAAGCTAGCAGCGATGTGGCTGGTATGAATGTGATCCAATTTCAAACACTGCTCGACTACTGTGGCCAGACACTTCTTGCGTAGGCTACTTTAAAGAGACAACATGGTGCGATCTGGTTGGTGCATGCTTGTTTCTGCGTCAATACTGATTGGCTAGAGTGGGGGCGTGAAGTTTAGTTGTCATCCAATCAGCACTTTTACACTTGTCGGGCCTTCTTGGTGTCCTGTTTTAACACCTTTATCATTAGAATTTTAATTCTCTAGAAATTGAGGCGCATCATAAAGTTACTGCAATGGTGGAAAACGAATTACAGCGATGTAGAACAAAATGTGACGCACTGAATTAATTTGCTTGCAATAGGGGGCTTAGGTAAGGAGGTGGTTGATTCGGATGTTATGGAAAAACAATAAAACGATAAATGTCGCGCATGCTCATACGCCAGGGAGTTCAAATGTAAAGCGGGAATACTCTCGTCCTCATGTCAAGCTTTCAAGCGTGTTCTTATTTTCCACAACTTTCATCGCCGTTAATTTAGTGAAGACAACTGTTTCAGCCTTATGCGGCCAGTAGGCTATTTTGTATAATCGGGCCCGGTTTCCAAATATGGTCGTAAACTACCACGCACGGGGGTTGGGGCATGATGGCATACAAGGCAGCATCACACCGTGCGATGGTTTGATGGTTAACATAAATTCAGCTTTTTATTTCTCCGTAGAAAGGCAACTTTTACGTCAGAAATGTCAAGCACGCTCTGATTGTCATTATGACGTCATGTAAGTGATAAATAATAGGCCTATGTTTAAGGAAAACTTTTTAGGGCTCCTTATATCACTCAACGTTACGTCTATTCCAGCATTAATTCGCTCGAAAATATGATGTAAAAGTGCTATAGCTCATCACTTGCTAGACATTCCTCAAAGTAGCCTATTCGCAAACACAATGCGTTGATCATTCTTGCATTAGACAAGTAGAAAAAATGTAGCCTATGCCCCATGACCAAAATGTTTGAGGGTCAATAATTTGGGTTTTATGTTGCGATGGACAGAGCTCCGGTCAACGACAACGAGAAATCACATGCCTCCTCAAAATCTGGACATGCCATTGCGAAGGTTAATGCCATTCAAAGCTAATCGTTTTTATCTGTTATTATTTAAAATGCATCACGTTCTGTTTAAACTGATCGAGAAGGCTACTAATCTCTCTCACAGGTTACAACGAGCGGGCGGACTGAGAAAAAAGAGCATAAAGAAACATCGGAGGATATTCAATCACACGGGATTCCAAATTGCCCACTGGTGAATTTGAATTTATGGTTTTAGAGATAAACATTGGTTTAAATATTTTTCACGTTAGTAAACTGGGAAAGATTTAATTGAATGTAGAGCATCTTATTCTGTCCACAGGCGGGGTGTTTGACAATTCATGTCAAACACTGCTGGGATTTCAAGAACGGTATCCTTTAACGTTGATATGGATAACAAAAATAACTTTATTATAATAGCGTTTGATACGATAATATACTTTTTTCTGAGTGGTCTTCAGCTATTGTTATACAGAAAGGCACCCATGGCTTCATCAGGTTGAGTATAGGATCAAGGATGAAGTGCACCATGCTCCAGCTCTACAAAGACCCAAAGGCCGAAAACTTAACGCTCCCCCTCATCTTCAATGAATGGAAGTACTTCTCCATCAGGGTAGGCTACTGTCGGCCTACAACCTGCTTGTCCATGATACATATTTTCAGTGCAAGGGATTACTCATCTTTTACATGTATTTTAACAAGGCATGTATAGTCTACACATTGATAGTGTATTATCAATGTTTTAATGGATGCCAGCATTATCACTAAGACAATATTCTACTACAGTCTGTCTGTGGGCATGCACCTTCGCCAAAAAACCCTATGTTGTGTTTTGGGGGGTTGGTCAGATTCCAAGCAGTATTAAAAGCTTTGTCGAGGCCAGTGATGTTCAGATGCTTGCTTTGGAGTTGGTTTTCTTCGAGAAAAACACTCGAGTTCCCAAACTCATTGGCAAGAACTGCATCAAACTGCTGGAAATCCTCAATGTGAGTGAAGTTTGAACCCAATGCTCATACCCCTAATGAAGGCAGAACTAATGACTGATGTTTAAAGCCAGAATGAACAACTCAACAAATCTTGATTCATTTTCCCACCTTAGAAAACAGCAGTGGCCCACCAGGTGGATCTGAGACTCAAACGACAGGTACAAACGAAATTAGACTCCTATTACATATTGAAACGTTatttataatgtgtgtttgcgtACACCAGTGTTGTTGAACTTCCAATTTAGGTTATATGTAAGCTTGAATTGGATTTGGTGATAACCTATGGAAGTCTAGGTTATGGATACTCACATCAGGTCAGAGGAACTGAGATTTAAGttatttaaatgaccaaagggttaTTGATGATGAGAACCATTCCTCTACTTTGGACACCTGTAGTTGCATCACCCAAAGAAGACATTGGAGGCGGTGGTGGAGCGGTCAACTTTTCTACGCTGCCCCCCTCCAGAGAATTGCAAAAATTCCCATTTGTGAGATCCAGTCGCAGTTCTTTCTCACATCAACTCTTTGTCGCCATTGATCTACTGATCCTCCATTGCTACGCTTAGCGTGCCCAAATGTGTTCcatcctctttctctgcccACAGTAATGTGATCACCCCGAAACCAGGGCCATACATTGACTTTATAGGAGCCTTGTTGCAAAGGGACGCTACTGGTATTAGCAGCGGCCTGCCCGGAGTCCCTCCCCTCGTCCTGGACATGATGGAGAGAAGGGGCAGGTAAGTCTGCAGTCACGGGTCAAATATGTCTGGCACAGAAATTAGGCGTGGTTTTAACGAGTTATACATTTGAAAAGACAAATAATAGAGACGTCATAAGAACAAGAGACGTGATAGACGTAGAGTCGTTCTTTCTCTAAGCAGTGTTTAGATTGTTAAAGCGTCGAGAAACCATAGCTTGTGTTTCTACAGTAAATCAGGGCTATTAGATCTTCCATGTCACCCAAACCTCCCAGGCTGCTAGAGATGCACGAAACTATGGAGGACTACACGTCTGGGGAGGCAGTCCATTTCCTGGAAAAGTTGGTGATGAGGAAGGGACCTCGATCTGAAACCCCTTGGAGGAAGAACAAGAAAGCCAAGGTAAAAAGGTTTTGCATTTATGTTTGTATCTGACTGGATGCTTGTGGGTAATAGATGAATAATACTGGATGTGCTTTCCCATTCCGGTTCTTTCTAAATGAAAGAACATGTCAGCCTTGATCCCTACTCAGATGAATTTGACTGACGCTACCAAACAGCACGTGTCTGCAGGTGGGCGGAATATTCCTGTGTAGATATCGCTTGTTCTCGTCAAATTGAGGCTTTAAAAATAAATCTGAAAATGAAGGACATTACTATTGCTTCACTCCTGGGGTTGGGAGTATCTACCATACACCAAGGCGGTAATGATACTGATTTCATTTGCAGATCAAAGCCCCACAACAGTTACAACTTCAGCTCCGATGACGCTTGCCCCCACTTCACAGGTAAACTGCTGAAAGGCAAAAGGTCATTAAACCACACGATGATAAACATTGAATTCAATAACCTATCCCTACAGGACACATCCATATCCTATGAGGATGAGAGACAGGACTCTCCACCAGAAGCCAAGATGGAAGACACAACTGAGAAGGCTCAGTCTCCCCCCAAAAAGAACCCTCCCAAAATAACCCCTGAGCAGTCTTCAGCCACGAGCACACCTGAAGCTGTGCACTCCGACCCGccccctacacccccaccccctattGAGGTTCAACAAACCATAGCACTTAAATCAATTACTACCCCTAAACCAGCTCTCAAAAGTGCTGTGGCTAGTTCATCCCAATTCCCGGATCCTCCCCAGGCCGAGTCCACATCTCTCCCTAGACACGTACCCAGTGTCCTGCCTGAGAATCCTACTGTTGTCCCAGCTCCTACCAATGAAACCCCCAAACCAACCATGGAGACCTCCCTACCTGTCCACTCCACATCCCCATACTGTATCACTGTTGTggaaaaagaagaggaggaggaagagaaacggGAGAAGCAGAGGGATGTTATTGCTCCCGTGTCGTCGCTCAGCCATGCACCCACACAGAAGCATGTGCAGGAGGAATGCGAGCCCTGGCCATGCCTTCCCAGGGTGCAGTCTGATCCTGCTGAGCCCAGCCAGGAGGGCTCTGCTGAGTCCAGCCAGGAGACCCCTGCTGAGACCAGGCATGAGACCCCTACCGAGTCCAGGCAGGAGAACCCTGCCGAGTCCAGGCCGGAGACCCCTGCCGAGTCCAGACAGAAGAACCCTGCTGAGTCCAGGCAGGAGAACCCTGCCGAGTCCAGGCCGGAGACCCCTGCCGAGTCCCGACAGAAGAACCCTGCTGAGTCCAGGCCGGAGACCCCTGCCGAGTCCCGACAGGAGAACCCTGCTGAGTCCCGACAGAAGAACCCTGCTGAGTCCAGGCCGGAGACCCCTGCCGAGTCCCGACAGGAGACCCCTGCTGAGTCCCGACAGGAGAACCCTGCTGAGTCCCGACAGGAGAACCCTGCTGAGTCCCGACAGAAGAACCCTGCTGAGTCCCGACAGGAGACCCCTGCTGAGTCCCGGCAGGAGAACCCGGTTGAGTCCCGGCAGGAGAACCCGGTTGAGTCCAAGCAGGAGAACCCTGCTGAATCCAGGCAGGAGAGCCCTGCTGAGTGGCCAAGTGATGGAGAGCTGGGTTGGAACCAAAGGGATGATGTTGGAACAAGCAGCACTAGGAAAGCCAGCGGTGAAGTGGAACAGCTCGCCTTGGGGAAGTCCGGAGCGAAAAAGGATCCTCTTTGCTGCACTACGGTCCGAAAGTCCACTGTAACGTGGACTGAGTACCGCTCCCCTGAGCCCAGCTCCATGGGGGGGCTGGACCGGGGTCTTCCCGGTGCCCTATGGCCCAGCTCCACCCTTCACCAGCTGCTTGTAACCCCCACTACGCTGTTCTCACGCCCAACCATTCCACCTTCTAACTTCTGGAGCAGCAATCTCCGGACCAGCTCTCaactccccctcccacctcttgGTGCTTCAGCTAAATTTCCTGACATCAAGAACCTGACCTTGGACCCCTCTCCCTGGATGGATGGAACCAACCAACCATCTTTACAATTGGAAGATCTTGGCAGCAGCAGGACTGACAGGTTGGGCCCTAGGCTTGGGACATTGAGCACCAGTAATGAGAgtgcatctctctcctcccggcTGAGCCACGATAATCTGACAGGCACTGCTAGTTCAGGACCGTGGTCCCTTTGCTCCAAGGCTGATATCCCAAGCCTACGCAGCGGCCTggtttcctctcctctcgctccccTCCCGACCCT from Hypomesus transpacificus isolate Combined female chromosome 23, fHypTra1, whole genome shotgun sequence encodes:
- the LOC124485435 gene encoding proteoglycan 4-like, encoding MKCTMLQLYKDPKAENLTLPLIFNEWKYFSIRIPSSIKSFVEASDVQMLALELVFFEKNTRVPKLIGKNCIKLLEILNKTAVAHQVDLRLKRQVICKLELDLVITYGSLGYGYSHQLHHPKKTLEAVVERSTFLRCPPPENCKNSHFNVITPKPGPYIDFIGALLQRDATGISSGLPGVPPLVLDMMERRGRLLEMHETMEDYTSGEAVHFLEKLVMRKGPRSETPWRKNKKAKNMSALIPTQMNLTDATKQHVSADQSPTTVTTSAPMTLAPTSQDTSISYEDERQDSPPEAKMEDTTEKAQSPPKKNPPKITPEQSSATSTPEAVHSDPPPTPPPPIEVQQTIALKSITTPKPALKSAVASSSQFPDPPQAESTSLPRHVPSVLPENPTVVPAPTNETPKPTMETSLPVHSTSPYCITVVEKEEEEEEKREKQRDVIAPVSSLSHAPTQKHVQEECEPWPCLPRVQSDPAEPSQEGSAESSQETPAETRHETPTESRQENPAESRPETPAESRQKNPAESRQENPAESRPETPAESRQKNPAESRPETPAESRQENPAESRQKNPAESRPETPAESRQETPAESRQENPAESRQENPAESRQKNPAESRQETPAESRQENPVESRQENPVESKQENPAESRQESPAEWPSDGELGWNQRDDVGTSSTRKASGEVEQLALGKSGAKKDPLCCTTVRKSTVTWTEYRSPEPSSMGGLDRGLPGALWPSSTLHQLLVTPTTLFSRPTIPPSNFWSSNLRTSSQLPLPPLGASAKFPDIKNLTLDPSPWMDGTNQPSLQLEDLGSSRTDRLGPRLGTLSTSNESASLSSRLSHDNLTGTASSGPWSLCSKADIPSLRSGLVSSPLAPLPTLSASPSTQVNTSPGRTKANKLGKERPKVVDTLHGSILYQRPNRDKDYYEKM